TGTCCATTTATCCCAGACGAGCGCGGTCGGACCATTTGTGGTTGCACGTTGGAGTTTCCCTCAGTCCTTGGTATCTCGCGACGACATACGATCCACTGCAGCGTGACTGTGTGCGGTTGCCGATGGACCAACGTAGGTGTTGTTCTATCAATGCTCTTCAATTTCTTTGGTAAGAAAATACTCCTAGTTCTATAcgttagagcaactccaatggggcgacccaaacggacggcaaTTTCGTCCGCTTTTTGgccgtttgggtcggccgcccgcccGGCGTCTGCCCTGTTTTTTATATGGGTCGGTAGCgtgcccaacgcgccgacccatatATGCCGGCGTGACCGGCTGGCCGCCCAATTTTACATTGATAATTGCATTCAAACATATTGTCAAATAACATAGTTTAAAGCGAATAAAATAGTATAGTTTTACAAGCCGAATACAAATAAAAATGTTTCATAGTTTTGTAAACGAATAAAAGAAGATACATCTATtagtatgacagtgcaagccctgacgtggcccttatactgcccttgccaagcagaGGGCAGTTCCTCCACTCCTAGTGCATGCAGTCTATGCTGCCAAGTATCACTGGGAAGCCCCTACtggcattcatcgccaacaaaCGGGTTGTATCTTCAGCTgtcggctctctcaagtactcagggccaaacacaacaataacagccttgcagaacttatagagggactctaggcatgtagactcgctcatacgggcgtactcgtcaatgagatcaccgggcactccgtatgcaagcactcggatggcggcagtgcatttctgataagaggagaaaccaatcttgccggcggcatcctctttgcactcgaaaTAGTCGTCATAGCAGACCGCCCCCTCTCTAATACGGCTGAAAAGATGCCTACTCATACAGAAATGGCGGTGGAATTTTTGATGTTTGAACAACGGGTTTGTTTTatcaaagtagtccttccaaaGAAGGAAATGCCCCCTCTCTCGGTTGCGATTCAACGCCGGAAGGTGGCCCGGAATGGAGCCACGGAACAATGGCCGCTGGCTGttgaggtggtgatggaccaacacggcagccaatatctcctcctcctcgtccgaatcGTCGGAGTCGCAAAGGAAATTGTGGAAAAAGAACTCGCCGGCGGAGTCCATTTTGTACCTTGGCAAACTGTCGAACAGCTTGCGGCGTCGATGAAGGAGACGGCCAGCGAGGGGAGTTGCGGCGCGCACGGACCAGCTAGCTGCCCTGCCGATGTCCGACGAGTGGGCCGTTGTCCGACGAGCCTGCCGGTGAGGATCTGGCCGGGGCGGCTTCTTGGCCACAGGCGGCTGTGCGGTGGGGGGAGCGGGGGTGGGAAGCAGTCTGCTCCCCGTCGGCAAGACGGCGGTGGCGGGCAACGGGGGAGTGGGCGGCGTTGCTGGGCGGATGTGGAGGCGGCGGCAGCTGACAGAGTCGCCGGCAAAAATGGACGGTGGCGTCGGCGACGAAGGAGGCGGGCGAGGGTTGCCGTTGGATGGGGGTGAGAGGGGGAGGCCAATGTGCCATCGACCAACGGGCCCGGGGAGAGGAGAAAGCGAGCGTGCGCACGTCCGTCGCGTGTCCACGTCAACGCAAATCCAGATCAAAAATGAGTCGGAAATGGGTCGCCCGCGGACAAAAAGCGGACAAGCGTTCATTTGAATCGGCACGTTGGGCCGCctccccattggagttgctcttaggcGTGCCAGTCGGTAGTTATATCAATGTATCACCAGGAACAGAAAGGGACTTCATGTGCAGTTAATATCACTTGTACTGGACCTCGTTGCTCTGACATGCTCCACATCGAGCAATTTAACTGAACGGCTTTACGAGGGTAGTACCATGATGCTACGTGCGCGTCTCCTGTGCGGGCATGTCAAGAAGTCGGCCGAGTCCAGGCAACTGACGGTTCCCTGGCAGTTTTGCAACGAAAGGAGAGTCAAACCGTAGTTTTCAGCACCGGCCATGTCCGACTGTAAAAACACACTACGTAATCCAGGACAATAACACGACGGCAGAGCAAGCAATCGACGCTCGCTGTCTGACCTCACATTTCGCAGCTGCATCGGATAGGGTAACGTGGATTTGTGAAGTTTCTACTAAAATAGTAAGGTCGACAGAGAGACTACCATTTCACCGACGAAATTTCCCTCGTCCATTTCACCGGGCAGTCATGAGATCGACACTTGGACAGCACTTGGAGCCCCCACCGGTGGAGCACGTCCTGGGCACAGCGGCCCCGGGGCGAGCACGAAATCCACACAATCAAAACACTGACAGGATCCTTTGAGCAAAGGGAACgcatactactactactacaataGCGGCATGCCAGGCTGCTATAGATAAAACGGGGGCCACCCGTCGGCTCGCCCGAATTGTACTTTCGAGGTACGTTGGGGTTGCCGCTGGGCCGACGTACGTTGTACCGCCGTACCCCGTACGTCATAATCCATGAACCATCCAGAAACGTGAAGAGGGCTCATTAGGGAAAAGGATTGCCCGTGTTTCACGTCATGCAGCACCCGAGAATGACGCATTTCCTCATTTCAGAAAGAGAATGACAAGGAGAGCAGAGCTGACAGAACGTAAGTGAGAGAGGCTGACGTGAAAAATATATGCCATAATTTTTAAAGCTTCCTATTGATTCAcacataattctttcatacaggACGACTCAGCACTCTACTTCACAAAGGGTCGAGGATATTCACATACGTGGACTCTTTCGATCCTATCTTAAACTTGAAATGATACTGCTAACTTGGAACCGAACAgacgcaaaataccaaaatgcAAATGCTTATAGGTGCCCGGCTTCCTGCTTTGATGACCACAGTGGCACGGGCCGGAGCTAGGCAACCGGGGATCACGCAGCCGAGGGCGCGGTGACGTACTTGACGGTGCCGGCTTCCGCAAGCGCCGCGCGGAGCGGCTTCTTGGCCGCCGCCTCGAGCTCGTCGGCGTCGGCGGCCAGGGCGGGCAGGCCCTTGAAATCGAGGCTCTCGTCGTTGTAGATGTCCCACCAGTTCCTGGCGAGGATCTTGATGTCCTCCCTGTCCATGTTCTCCTCTTTGCCCGTGAACCTCCATGGCTTCGATCCCTGCAACCATGTGTTACCAATCCATCCATAAGAATGCAAGCCATAATCAGAAACCGAACGGAATTCATACCACCGGCCGAGAGTGGGGTCCCCTTACCGCAGCGCAGTAGTGCACCACCTTGACCTTCTCCAGCTGCACGTTCTCCGGGTGCCTCCAGAGCATCGCCAGAACAAGGTTGTAGACCAGCGGGATCGGCTTGTACTGCTCCCTGAAGAACATGTTGAGGAAATCCTGCAGATTAAGGGAGCAAGAACAAGGTGAGCACGAACGCCGTTATTACTGCAAAATCTGGAGACTCGAAACAAAAGCATTAGCGGCTTACCTGCTCCGCGAATGGGGTCGTCGGCGTCACGCGGAGGGTGTCAAGGAGCGCCTTGGCGGTGGCCATGCTGGGCTCGTGCACGAACATGCCGGCGTTGAAgtagagcgccggcggcgggcccATCTCGGCGGCCGGCCACGTCACCTTGTCGGGACACTGCTGGCAGTAGCCGATCTGGTACTGCGGGGTGTGGCTCCACGTCTTCTCGCAGAAGCAGTCCATCACGGCGTAGAAATGCCCCTTGGGCAGATCAAACAACTCGTCGATGTTGTCGAACACCTGGATGTCGGCGTCGAGGTACACCATCCTCTCGTACTCCACAAACTGCGCTCAAGAACAGATCAGCACACCATTACTACCATACACACTGACAAAAGTTAGCGAGACAGGCAGAGGTGGTACGGTAATTTACCTCCCAGATGCGGAGCTTGGAGTAGTTGATGACGTAGTAGGCCATGGCAAACTGGGTGTGGTTCTCGGGCGGGTACACGGGAGCGATCTCGCGGACGATGCAGCCCTGGGAGACGAGGATCTTGCGGTGGAGCTCGGGCACGTCGGGCAGCACGGCCACCACCAGCGGGTAGGCCGACCCAACCTTGCGCAGGCCCTTGGCAAGCCCCACCACGCCCATCCAGTAGTCCCCCGCCCCCGCCAGGAACGTCACGTACGCCTTCGTCGCGGGCTTGGCCGCCGCCACGGCGGCCTTGGCGGTCATCTTGCCGGCCAGCTCGGGAGCCATCTTGATCTCGTCTCGGGAAGGAAGCTTTCTTGGGTTCGGGCTTGAGTTTTTGTGTCGGGTTTAGAGAGTGGTTTTTGGCTTTGGATTTCTGATGAGGTTCCACGGTGGGTGGCGAGGCTATAAATAAGGAAACGCAGGGCGGAATGGTCCACTGGATAACGCCAGGTTTCCACACCCACGTCGTCGGTCAGGGAGCACGGCCTGTTCGATCGGACGCGTATGCCTGGTGGAGATTGTAGATCGGACGGCCGGGACGCCGTGGACGGAAGCTTCTCGCGGGGGCAGTTTCGGTAGCGGCAGCAGGAAGGCGCGAGAAGTGTGCAGAATGAGATAGCGCTCTTTCGTCCCCTCTCCATGGCACGGCGGGCCCCGCATTCACTGCCATGGTTAAACCGAAATTGCATTGTCAATCGGGTGAGAAGGGCGCTAATTGCTCTTGTGACTGTGTTTTGTTGCGTACGTACATGGCAACCGTCGCAGAATCTCTGGAGTGATCGTTGCCGATTAGTCAAAATTATGCAAAAGGCAAAGGTTGAAGACAATTGATGATCCGTTTTAACTAGGTTTACTTTCTTGGGTGGATATTCCTGTCGTCGGATCAATGGACAATCCTCACCCCGACGTCCTACCTTAGATCCCACTGACATCTGAACTTGAATGAGAAACAAATATGCCACTCCATACTTATGTTCTTGATGCCACGAAAATGATGGTGAATCATTCCCCTCCCATTTTCATGAATAGATCCCTTCCTTATTTGACTACTACTAGAATCTTTCCTTTATCAATTACTTTTCACTAGAATCTTTCAGATTTTCAAGTTTTACGTCGTCCTTCCTTCTTCTAGTCTAATCTAGTGTTCCTAGGAACCGATGGAAAAAATTACACACATTTCTACTGTACCAAAGCTCCTGCTCATATTGATCGTAGTACGTACCGTGAGAGTCCGCGTGAAGGACTAAAATATGCAACACATACCACCGCTGTTGCTGAACAAACCTAAAGTGTAACACGTGCAAGGGACCAAAAGGTTCTCGGTAGTTTTCCGGTCGTTTTCTGAAGTGgacactgtcggtgtcaaaaccggcggatctcggatagggggtcccaaactgtgcgtctagaatcgatggtaacaggagacgggggacacaatgtttacccaggttcgggtcctctctatggaggtaataccctacttcctgcttgattgatcttgatgaatatgagtattacaagagttgatctaccacgagatcgtagtggctaaaccctagaagtctagcctatgagtatatggtaatgaatctgtcatATCCGGACTataccctccggtttatatagacaccggagagatctagggttacatggagtcggttacataggaggaaatcttcataatcagtcgcctagcttgccttccacgccaagtagagtccaatctggatacgggtatagtcttcggccttcatgtcttcatagcccatcagtccggcccaacagataacaggtcggacgcccgaggaccccttagtccaggactccctcagtagcccctgaacctggcttcaatgacgaggagtccggcgcgcagattgtcttcggcattacaaggcgggttcccccttttccgaactccaagatagtcttcggatgcgatgattgtatccgaacctgttacacaccatgcacaaccgcagagagaatatatacaTATGTTTACACAAGTCCCATCTGCTGATAGCTTTTTACAACACGACATTATGTCTGTCCGGCCataatctcgaaccgttttcttaTCCGCCATCCCACGTTTCAAaacgcggttgctattggcacgtcttgtcgatgCAGAGGTCGTGCCCcctattgcgggattctcatcaatgtgGGCATGGGTAACTTAACCGCGTCGTTTGcacggcccttgggaataggcgagttcaAGGCGAGCGGGGAGGCGCTTGACATCCGCGGCCTCTATAAGAAGGTAAGGATTCTCCTCTTTCACCCACTCCCTTTCTCCTCCTCAGCCCTTCCGTCttcgagctctagcgcccaagcttTTAGCTTTTCCCTTGCTCGAGAAAGTaagatgtccggatccggagctggaggcaagtggatggcctcctccgtcaagaagaaggatatcaaggagctccgggaggtcGGGTATCTGGCCAAAGAGATCGTTCATCGATTCTCGGccaagggacaagtcgtccccactcccgagccccatgagagggttgtgtttctcgcacacttcgtccgcgggcttgggttccctcttcacccattcgtccacgggttgatgttttactatgggctggatttccatgacctagcccccaacttcatcctcaacatttcggcgtttatcgtcgtttgtgaggcctttctccgcatcccgcctcacttcggcttgtggccgaagacctttaatgtgaggccgaaagtagtgcgcggtcaacaagcagagtgcggaggcgctatggtgggcaagatgcccaacgttacCTGGCCTGAAGGTTCGTTTGCGGAGACAGTgcaggggtggcaatcggggtggttctacatcaccgagccacgcGACGCTGACTGGTTGGcagcccccgaatttcgatccggaatcccgatgcggctcacctcctggcaagagaggggcctaacccggggtccctcggacgagctgactgggctccagacgtgcatcCAAAACATGATAGAAAATAAGATCAAGCTcttcaacgtggtccaggtcatgcttgtTCGTCGGGTCCTTCCGTGCCAATGCTGAACTtgtaatttgtgggagttcgagccGGCCAAGCACGAGACGCTACTGGAGCTCTTCGGAACGATGCACGAAgaaatctggaaggtgctcttcaaggccggcgaaaGGCCACCACCTGTGACCGAAGACcgcgggcttagcttaaagcgCCAGCCCAACCTGGTCAGTTCCTTTAATGTTTTCAGGGAGTATCCCCTACTAGCATATTTTGAGGGGAAATTTAAGCTTCCTTCCCCTATTTTCAGGCCTGGATTAAGTTGGCCGAGAAGATcaactgtccggctccgctacccgaagaccAGGAATTTCCGTTATTGGAGAAGATGCTGTTCcctgcaccttatgaggtgccggagaataCGGCTAAGAAGGCGGCCCAAGGGGCCCAGAAGGGCCTTCGCCGGAGAAGAATTCCGGACGAGACGTCCGGAAGCGAGACTTCCTCTTCGTCCTCTAACGATgacgatgaagaggaagaagaaaacgactccccacctgaagcggggaggaagaagagagcgccCCCCGCAAGCCCAGAGGCAAAAACGCCTAAGAGGGTTAgaggctccctcgcggataattccgcatgggatgtcgacagcagtccggaacggccttgccggaccaagcctcgggccgcttTGTAAGTATCAGAATTTGCGAATATCTGGCCTTTCTGGTTTGTGATATTGACATATTGTAAACTTTGTCCTTGCAGTCCGGCGCGCTATGGCTCTccgcgatcctcgacagaggATTCGCTAAACACggaggagatggctagcatgtctccgccacctgctcattccctctcacccaagggtgatgacgaggtggtgtccaaaaagactttcccaggccgggggggggggtgttCCGGAAATCATCGGAGTGACGCCCCAGGACGACTCCTCGgacgccggacacatgggggaaaaagcccccatggggactggtgatGGGGCCCGAGTTTCCTTCGGCCCTCAGCTGGATACCCTTCCAGAGATCTACACGGCTCCGGGGTCCGGCGAACAGCATTCCCCGCGAGGAGGGAGTGTGCCTGTTCCACTGGTGACCTCTGTCCAGCCAGAGGCACCGGATCGTctgctggaggcgctacgaggcgcctctatcgtggatgaacatcatgtccttatggacacggtagtagagaaggttcagttcgtTAAAAGCGGACTGGCCgtagcctgcactagccttctaacaggctttgaggtaagtaatgtgattGTAGGAAAAGTATCACAgtgtagatagtagcccctgatactcagtttggtgttcgggaagaaaagccgaacagaggatcaaaaaatcGCATGAGTCTAACGtgagttgtctatgtgaataagcaggtatccctgcaggctgccactgctcatgctgcggaggtctcaggactgaagcagaaactagagtgggccgaggaggagctcggccgtgTGAAGAAGCAGTTGGAGGACAACCGAGGTATGCAATAACCTGTAGGTACATTTCGAAAAAAATGAGTAGTCCGACTTGTCTAAAACGTCgtaaactttattaggggccacggtCGAGGTGGCAGCCCTGAAGAAGGTACTGGCCGAGGCCGAGGAAAAAGCGGCCAAAGAGCGTGTTTTGCGCGAaaagcacgaggcccgggttggcgaggcgcagcaacagctccagggcGCGATAGAGAGATTTGAGTCCCTGGAGCGCGATTGTAAGGCGCAAGAGTCCGAATTGATGAAGGCTCGCCAGAGCGCTCAGGATGcgcgagccgaagcccagagcgcccaCCAGGAAGTCGAGAtggccaagaagattgcggcgggtaagttCTTCACCATGCAGAGCGGGCGTGTAGAAGCAACGTACCTTGTACTTATCCTTAATTTTGGTTTTCCAGGGGCATTTACAGGTCTGCCGCACAGTGCGTCGGATGCGgccgagcattatagagccgaggaagggatgtctatggagaagctgttttggtcccaatatctgggatccgaacatccggtgcccttcagcgaccagctaaagcagttggtcgagctgcacaggttggCAGAGCTAGCCATGAGGGACttcatagtccggctgtggcctgccgatccaatgcctggcagctacttcggacttgtgcagcggcttgtgagtgcctgtccgCGACTCGAAGCCgtaaagcggtcggtctgtattgaaggtgcgcgcatggcctttgcccgcgtcaagacgcattgggcgaagctggatgccaagaagctgatgatcgagggaccgccggagggcaaggagcatcgtcggcCCGAGCattattttgatggtgtcctggaggggtcccgccttgcGGCGGAGCAATGTTCAAAAGATATTATATTCCCGTAGAAACATGTGTATTATCTTgccctgtaatatggaacaaaGATGTTATACAGTATAATGTATGTGATttttaaattttacctcctgtgcggccgtttgttAAATCTGAGGgatgaccagtcgtcggcttctgcccccacgtagatagtacgggggtgttcgggataaatctaaacactctttactccacattttggtccttaaaggaggtgtttagcgcaacgaacaaggaaATCGGACTATGCAGCCTTTACCGCccccacttagccataggagtttgacaattaataaagtcggcgaagcccctggtgttcggaaggccgaattaggggcgctatacacgtctaatcggaagaaccgattcttcgcaagaagcggTAAAAATATCCAACGATTTAGAACCTcacgaacagctgaccggctctcgccgcatcatgacagtcagttttcggctttctctactgaggtgctcgtccggaagaaccgggacacaatcgtagtagttctccctttactaccctagccgatatagcggaacgtaaggtagtaagcacaggagccgggcaacccaactattggccaaagacatgattcggagccgatgcatatgatgctataagttcggggtgccgaactgtactgtgaagtgttcggacttttataTCCGTGATGCGGGGTGTAATTAAGCCCCTGGCGTATTGGTACGTACCATTGTGTACGTCTGCAGTGAGTAATAAATACTAAGGTGAGGGAACGAAAAAAATGACGTAATGGGCTGACGCCACTATTTATTCACCGTTGTTATGTAATCGGTACGTCAAGGCgtactttgtacaagtaatgcgataagcaagtaaggctattgAAAATGTCGTAACCAAGGGCGAGCTGcatgcgggtatgtaaaacaagtaGATGAATCGTTTATTAGAAACCACCTGGGGGTTCTTTTGTACGCCGGAGCTCCTTGCTTCCTTGGAGTGTTCTGCAAGCAGGTCGTCCGTATAGCCCTTGAAAAGGGAAGAGGACCTGTACAAAGAAAAAAGCAGAAGCGTGCGAATCCCAGGGTCTATCAAGCCGTACTGTGGATTGCGAGCGAGTTGTGCCTCCGTTAGTACCCATGAGTGCGTAGCTTATGTGCTCGCGGTACTAATACCATTGCCTCGTCTGGGCTTGGACGGAGGCCAAAATTTGCTAGTTTGGCTCATGACGAGCCGGGCTGTCCTGCTGCAGTATAGTCCAGACCCTCTTAATGTTGTCCAGGGGCTCGGCGACCTTATTCtagtgctgcttgagaaggccacgCTGTACTTCTGCTCCTAGGGAGAtagtgtgctcctctgtacggagggagcgttccgtgtttccatttactgtaatgacgccacgtggaccgggcatcttgagcttgagataagcataatgtggcaccacgttgaatctagcgaatgcggttcgtccgagcagtgcgtgatagccgctgcgaaatgggacgatatcgaaggttagctcttcgcttcggaagttatccggggaaccgaatattacctccagcgttattgagcccgtacaacgggcctctacgcctggtatgactcctttaaagatAGTCTTCGTGGGCTTGACTCGTGAAGGGTCAATGCTCATTTTAtgtactgtatcctgatagagcaggttgaggctgctaccgtcgtccattaggactcgagtcaggtgaaatccgttgatgattggat
This genomic window from Aegilops tauschii subsp. strangulata cultivar AL8/78 chromosome 4, Aet v6.0, whole genome shotgun sequence contains:
- the LOC109775581 gene encoding galactinol synthase 2 is translated as MAPELAGKMTAKAAVAAAKPATKAYVTFLAGAGDYWMGVVGLAKGLRKVGSAYPLVVAVLPDVPELHRKILVSQGCIVREIAPVYPPENHTQFAMAYYVINYSKLRIWEFVEYERMVYLDADIQVFDNIDELFDLPKGHFYAVMDCFCEKTWSHTPQYQIGYCQQCPDKVTWPAAEMGPPPALYFNAGMFVHEPSMATAKALLDTLRVTPTTPFAEQDFLNMFFREQYKPIPLVYNLVLAMLWRHPENVQLEKVKVVHYCAAGSKPWRFTGKEENMDREDIKILARNWWDIYNDESLDFKGLPALAADADELEAAAKKPLRAALAEAGTVKYVTAPSAA